The Halorhabdus sp. BNX81 genome includes a region encoding these proteins:
- a CDS encoding Hsp20/alpha crystallin family protein: MPSKPNPFDEIERMFDRMSDQFEALDPTEVAGAVTGSAGGIAVDVVDEGDRFVLTADVPGYDSDDIDVTLPDATTMRISAERTDATESEHSEPDDGVFIRRERRRTATSRTVSLPEPVDEDGTAASYQHGVLTVELPKERPDAGDSRTIPIE, from the coding sequence ATGCCTTCGAAACCCAACCCCTTCGACGAGATCGAGCGGATGTTCGACCGGATGAGCGACCAGTTCGAAGCCCTGGATCCGACAGAGGTCGCCGGCGCGGTCACCGGTTCGGCCGGCGGGATCGCCGTCGATGTCGTCGACGAGGGCGACCGGTTCGTCCTCACGGCCGACGTGCCGGGTTACGACAGCGACGACATCGACGTGACGCTACCGGACGCGACGACGATGCGAATCAGTGCCGAGCGCACCGACGCGACCGAATCCGAGCACAGCGAGCCCGATGACGGCGTGTTTATCCGACGCGAGCGCCGCCGGACGGCGACGAGTCGAACGGTCTCGCTGCCGGAACCCGTCGACGAAGACGGCACGGCGGCGAGCTATCAACACGGCGTCCTCACGGTCGAACTCCCGAAGGAGCGACCCGACGCCGGTGACTCTCGGACGATCCCGATCGAGTGA
- a CDS encoding cytochrome d ubiquinol oxidase subunit II: protein MIKPLLLPVDTYLVDSLPDVWFGVVMFALTMYIVLDGFDFGIGMLYATRDDDHDRETLLAAFGPIWDANEVWLIAFGTMLLAAFPDVYSRLLADNYLIALGFVLALLFRGVGPELREQREDESWQRACDWSFVGGSTLAPFLFGVLAGSWVFDVGAISLPAILTGVGLVAVSAVTGAAFVAAKTGPALAGEMRDLGILATVAYLAGVVVLLAVVIVTDAGGTAGTILSIPGVAIVGLSVVAGLGGIVLALRDSYRAWLVSALALPTLLSALVALLLYPAIYPATASGAELTVETAVVSPLALNLTTVLGFPVLVVVLWYFKFLYGVFSGPIEAEGYGA, encoded by the coding sequence ATGATTAAACCGCTGCTGTTGCCGGTCGATACCTACCTCGTCGACTCGCTCCCGGACGTCTGGTTCGGCGTCGTCATGTTCGCGCTGACGATGTACATCGTCCTGGACGGTTTCGACTTCGGGATCGGGATGCTGTATGCGACCCGCGATGACGATCACGACCGGGAGACGTTACTCGCGGCGTTCGGGCCGATCTGGGACGCCAACGAAGTGTGGCTGATCGCGTTCGGGACGATGCTGCTTGCGGCGTTCCCGGACGTCTACTCGCGGCTGCTCGCCGACAACTACCTGATCGCACTCGGGTTCGTGCTCGCCCTCCTGTTCCGCGGCGTCGGCCCGGAACTGCGCGAACAGCGTGAAGACGAGTCCTGGCAGCGGGCCTGTGACTGGTCGTTCGTCGGCGGCAGCACGCTCGCGCCGTTCCTCTTCGGCGTGCTGGCTGGCTCGTGGGTGTTCGACGTGGGCGCGATCTCGCTGCCCGCCATCCTGACGGGCGTCGGCCTGGTCGCCGTCTCGGCGGTCACCGGCGCGGCGTTCGTAGCGGCCAAGACCGGCCCCGCCCTCGCCGGCGAGATGCGCGACCTCGGCATCCTTGCGACAGTCGCATACCTCGCCGGCGTGGTCGTCCTGCTCGCAGTCGTCATCGTGACCGACGCCGGCGGGACTGCCGGGACGATCCTCTCGATCCCCGGCGTCGCCATCGTCGGCCTCTCCGTGGTCGCGGGCCTCGGCGGGATCGTGCTCGCGCTCCGTGACAGTTACCGGGCGTGGCTCGTGAGCGCGCTTGCCCTCCCCACACTGTTGAGCGCGCTGGTCGCGCTCCTGCTGTACCCCGCGATCTATCCGGCGACGGCGTCGGGGGCGGAGCTGACCGTCGAGACGGCCGTGGTCTCGCCGCTGGCGCTCAATCTCACGACCGTCCTCGGGTTCCCGGTGCTCGTCGTCGTGCTGTGGTACTTCAAGTTCCTCTACGGCGTGTTCAGCGGGCCGATCGAGGCTGAGGGGTACGGCGCATAG
- a CDS encoding aldo/keto reductase codes for MEYTTLGSTGMEVSQLCLGAMSFGSEEPWMLDEEESREIIERAIDLGVNFFDTANAYSAGESEEILGDVLADYDRDEQVVASKVRFPVGEDTPNAAGLSRKTIQQELDASLDRLGMDTIDLYQTHRVDPNTPPETTLRALDDAVRAGKVRHVGTSSMFAHQLSERLRTSEREDLVSYETMQNHYHLAYREEEREMLPLTEKENMGVIPWGPLGQGFLTRPIDELEATERGDPENFHNPTDEYTRGGGREINERVEELADDYGVTMAQIALAWQYQNEYVTAPIVGTTSVEHLEDAVEAMEIDLSDSDVEYLEEPYEPQPIVGHD; via the coding sequence ATGGAATACACCACACTCGGCTCGACGGGGATGGAGGTCAGTCAGCTCTGTCTCGGGGCCATGAGCTTCGGCAGCGAGGAGCCCTGGATGCTCGACGAAGAAGAGAGTCGCGAGATCATCGAGCGGGCGATCGATCTGGGCGTGAACTTCTTCGATACCGCAAACGCCTACTCAGCGGGCGAGAGCGAGGAGATCCTAGGGGACGTCCTCGCCGACTACGACCGCGACGAGCAGGTCGTCGCGTCGAAGGTTCGCTTCCCCGTCGGCGAGGACACGCCCAACGCCGCCGGGCTCTCCCGGAAGACGATCCAGCAGGAACTCGACGCGAGCCTGGATCGGCTCGGCATGGACACGATCGACCTGTATCAGACCCACCGGGTCGATCCGAACACCCCGCCGGAGACGACCTTGCGAGCGCTTGACGATGCCGTCCGCGCCGGCAAGGTTCGCCACGTCGGCACCTCCTCGATGTTCGCCCACCAGCTCTCCGAGCGACTCCGGACCAGCGAGCGCGAGGACCTCGTGAGTTACGAGACGATGCAGAACCACTACCACCTGGCCTATCGCGAGGAAGAACGCGAGATGCTCCCCCTCACCGAGAAGGAGAACATGGGCGTCATCCCGTGGGGGCCGCTGGGCCAGGGCTTCCTGACGCGCCCGATCGACGAACTCGAAGCCACCGAGCGTGGCGACCCCGAGAACTTCCACAACCCGACCGACGAGTACACTCGCGGCGGCGGTCGCGAGATCAACGAGCGCGTCGAGGAACTCGCCGACGACTACGGCGTCACGATGGCCCAGATCGCGCTGGCCTGGCAGTATCAAAACGAGTACGTCACCGCGCCGATCGTCGGCACGACCAGCGTCGAACACTTAGAGGACGCCGTCGAAGCCATGGAGATCGACCTCTCGGATTCTGACGTCGAGTATCTCGAAGAACCCTACGAGCCACAGCCGATCGTCGGCCACGACTGA
- a CDS encoding DUF1684 domain-containing protein — protein sequence MTDEDYTERIREQRAEKETYFAEHPRSPVPQHADFAGLDFFAVDPAYRYELPLEEHDDKESVTVETTADGSQEYVRWGEFNFDVDGEAVTLQAYKPAAGEDRFWVPFRDETNDEETYGAGRYLDLEPDRHQTADGTWILDLNQAYNPTCAYNAAYECPLIPMANWLDVRVEAGEKAYPGEPIGHDGDH from the coding sequence ATGACAGACGAGGACTACACCGAGCGGATCCGCGAGCAGCGAGCCGAAAAGGAGACGTATTTCGCCGAACACCCGCGATCGCCCGTCCCGCAACACGCCGACTTTGCCGGGCTGGACTTTTTCGCGGTCGACCCGGCCTATCGGTACGAACTGCCCCTGGAGGAACACGACGACAAGGAGTCGGTGACCGTCGAGACGACCGCCGACGGGAGTCAAGAATACGTCCGGTGGGGCGAGTTCAATTTCGATGTCGACGGCGAAGCGGTCACCCTCCAGGCGTACAAACCGGCAGCCGGCGAGGATCGCTTCTGGGTCCCGTTCCGAGACGAGACCAACGACGAGGAGACCTACGGTGCCGGTCGATATCTCGACCTCGAACCCGACCGCCATCAGACGGCCGACGGGACCTGGATCCTCGACCTGAATCAGGCGTATAACCCGACGTGTGCGTACAACGCCGCCTACGAGTGTCCGCTGATCCCGATGGCAAACTGGCTCGACGTCCGGGTCGAGGCCGGCGAGAAGGCGTATCCGGGTGAGCCGATCGGCCACGACGGCGATCACTGA
- a CDS encoding ATP-dependent DNA helicase: protein MASDPDYARFFPYEEPYDHQREAIEGIGDALEDGSDVLLEGATGTGKTLAALTPALEFARRTDKTVVITTNVHQQMRQFVADARQITEQEPIRAAVFRGKGSMCHIDVGYEECQALRETTRDLVDSEAEQADLERRQRELLEASQDGDSEAAEARSAVMDELDAVAEEIETLKEEQATCDHYYRNLTTDTDEFYAWLYDDVRTPDQVYEYAERQGLCGYELLKEGIDGVDLVICNYHHLLDPFIREQFFRWLGRDPEDVIAVFDEAHNVEDAAREHARRTLAEPTLARALEELEDVDDPRAGPAGNVLETILTALRETYDDALGFGERETIDEDWTDLAIDNDDRRDDLTLSILQNYTGQGVHEDLEAAVALGQALDQQYDEAYKDGETSVRKECPTLQAATFFDGWFEDGEQTGLYPVVSVRREDGDGDLYGRAELYTAIPERVTRTLFDDLYASVLMSATLRPFDVTEDVLGLDDPETMAYGPQFPEERRRTYTVDVPSLFASQRDDPDLQDTVASVVEDAVRLTPGNTLAFFPSYAEAERYHDRVDVEATKYLDEPGTRAQELRETFTDGDDGVLFTSLWGTLGEGVSYDGDDARTVLVVGVPYPYLDDRMDAVQDAYDATFDADEAGWRYAVEIPTIRKTRQAMGRVVRSPEDFGARVLVDRRYTEKAEIESPEYAVRGTFPPVERGEMIDVDPGKLKFGLLNFYADMDAYDGDPPAP from the coding sequence GTGGCGTCCGATCCCGACTACGCGCGGTTCTTCCCCTACGAGGAGCCATACGACCACCAGCGTGAGGCCATCGAAGGAATCGGGGACGCACTCGAAGATGGATCGGACGTCTTGCTGGAGGGGGCGACGGGGACGGGCAAGACCCTCGCGGCCCTGACGCCGGCTCTGGAGTTCGCCCGTCGGACGGACAAGACAGTCGTGATCACGACAAACGTCCACCAGCAGATGCGCCAGTTCGTCGCGGACGCGCGCCAGATCACGGAACAAGAGCCGATCCGCGCGGCCGTCTTCCGCGGGAAAGGCTCGATGTGTCACATCGACGTGGGCTACGAGGAGTGTCAGGCGTTGCGGGAGACGACTCGCGATCTCGTCGACAGCGAAGCCGAACAGGCAGACCTCGAGCGTCGCCAGCGCGAGCTCCTGGAGGCGAGCCAGGACGGGGACAGCGAGGCTGCCGAGGCACGCTCGGCTGTCATGGACGAACTCGACGCGGTCGCCGAGGAGATCGAGACGCTCAAAGAAGAGCAGGCGACCTGCGACCACTACTATCGGAATCTCACGACCGATACCGACGAGTTCTACGCGTGGCTGTACGACGACGTTCGCACGCCCGATCAGGTCTATGAGTACGCCGAACGCCAGGGACTCTGTGGGTACGAGCTCCTGAAAGAGGGGATCGACGGCGTCGATCTGGTCATCTGTAACTACCATCACCTGCTGGATCCGTTCATCCGCGAGCAGTTCTTCCGGTGGCTCGGCCGCGACCCCGAGGACGTGATCGCCGTCTTCGACGAGGCCCACAACGTCGAGGATGCGGCCCGCGAACACGCCCGCCGGACGTTAGCCGAACCGACGCTCGCACGCGCACTCGAAGAACTCGAAGATGTCGATGATCCCCGTGCCGGCCCGGCGGGAAACGTCCTCGAGACGATTCTGACCGCCCTCCGGGAGACCTACGACGACGCGCTCGGGTTCGGCGAGCGCGAGACGATCGACGAAGACTGGACCGACCTCGCGATCGACAACGACGACCGCCGGGACGACCTCACGCTCTCGATCCTGCAAAATTACACCGGACAAGGCGTCCACGAAGATCTGGAGGCGGCCGTCGCGCTCGGGCAGGCACTCGACCAGCAGTACGACGAGGCCTACAAGGACGGCGAAACGAGTGTCCGCAAGGAGTGTCCCACCCTCCAGGCAGCCACCTTTTTCGACGGGTGGTTCGAAGACGGCGAGCAGACCGGCCTGTATCCAGTCGTCAGTGTCCGGCGGGAGGACGGGGACGGCGATCTTTACGGCAGGGCGGAACTGTATACGGCCATCCCCGAGCGGGTGACGCGGACACTGTTCGACGATCTCTACGCCTCGGTGCTGATGAGCGCAACCCTACGCCCCTTCGACGTGACCGAGGACGTACTGGGGCTGGACGACCCGGAGACGATGGCCTACGGCCCCCAGTTTCCCGAGGAGCGCCGTCGGACTTACACCGTCGATGTCCCGTCGCTGTTCGCCAGCCAGCGGGACGACCCCGACCTCCAGGACACCGTCGCGAGTGTCGTCGAGGACGCCGTCCGATTGACGCCCGGGAACACGCTCGCGTTTTTCCCCAGCTATGCGGAGGCCGAGCGCTACCACGATCGGGTCGACGTCGAGGCGACGAAATACCTCGACGAACCGGGCACCCGCGCCCAGGAATTACGCGAGACCTTCACCGACGGCGACGACGGCGTCCTCTTTACGTCGCTGTGGGGCACCCTCGGCGAGGGCGTGAGTTACGACGGTGACGACGCCCGGACGGTCCTGGTCGTTGGCGTGCCCTACCCCTACCTCGACGACCGGATGGACGCCGTCCAGGACGCCTACGACGCGACCTTCGACGCCGACGAAGCCGGGTGGCGCTACGCCGTCGAGATCCCGACGATCCGCAAGACGCGCCAGGCGATGGGGCGGGTCGTCCGCTCGCCCGAGGACTTCGGCGCACGGGTGCTGGTCGATCGGCGCTACACCGAAAAAGCCGAGATCGAGTCCCCGGAGTACGCCGTCCGGGGCACCTTCCCGCCGGTCGAGCGCGGCGAGATGATCGACGTCGACCCGGGAAAGCTCAAGTTCGGGTTACTCAATTTCTACGCCGACATGGACGCCTACGACGGCGATCCACCGGCTCCCTGA
- a CDS encoding ABC transporter permease, producing the protein MNHFWRLLWKETRELLRPRYLLPILMIPIIFVAMGQGIGGIEDGADGEPAIGIIHEDDGQYGDLVNASLSQNASVVYYAESGDPSTAMETVSDAGGDALIVIPDGFSERIRQGTVGDVGVHSVVRSLSLSGITSSAEIDQQIGRAGTALTLNVTGTTPAMLNPIQPEHTTYLEDKTLNGTSPASLSGSFATQFILIPVVIMFVILFSGQMVINSMGGEKENKTLETLLTMPVKRSTIVAAKLIGSASIGLLGAALYTVSFYYYQSSFSDGAASTALSLGITDYAIIGVSLFLSLVGVLALALLLGVFAGDRQGAQMLLFPISILAIVPMLATMFTDVAQLSLPIRAILLAIPFTHPTIAPKRLLLNDTTMVFGGIVYEAIFAAAMIYLAIRVFNSDRLITGSSGRVGQWLSRLQQ; encoded by the coding sequence ATGAACCACTTCTGGCGGCTCCTCTGGAAGGAAACCCGGGAGCTCCTCCGGCCGCGGTATCTCCTGCCGATCCTGATGATCCCCATCATCTTCGTCGCGATGGGGCAAGGGATCGGCGGCATCGAGGACGGCGCGGACGGCGAGCCCGCAATCGGGATCATCCACGAGGACGACGGGCAGTACGGCGACCTGGTCAACGCCTCGCTCTCACAGAATGCCTCAGTCGTCTACTACGCCGAGTCGGGCGATCCATCGACTGCGATGGAGACCGTCTCCGACGCGGGTGGGGATGCCCTGATCGTCATCCCCGATGGCTTCAGCGAACGGATCCGACAGGGGACGGTCGGCGACGTCGGCGTCCACTCGGTCGTTCGCTCACTCAGCCTCTCGGGGATCACCTCCTCGGCAGAGATCGATCAACAGATCGGGCGGGCAGGCACCGCCCTGACGCTAAACGTCACCGGCACGACCCCCGCGATGCTCAATCCGATTCAGCCGGAGCATACGACCTATCTCGAAGACAAGACCCTCAACGGGACCTCACCCGCCAGTCTGTCGGGAAGCTTCGCCACCCAGTTCATTCTCATTCCCGTCGTGATCATGTTTGTCATCCTCTTTTCGGGCCAGATGGTGATCAATTCGATGGGGGGCGAAAAGGAGAACAAGACGCTGGAAACCCTGCTAACCATGCCGGTCAAGCGCTCGACGATCGTGGCCGCGAAGCTGATCGGTAGTGCCTCGATCGGACTGCTCGGCGCAGCGTTGTACACCGTCTCCTTTTATTACTACCAGTCGTCGTTCAGCGACGGCGCGGCGAGTACGGCGCTGAGCCTGGGAATCACCGATTACGCGATCATCGGTGTCTCGCTGTTCCTCTCGCTGGTCGGTGTTCTGGCGCTGGCGCTCCTCCTGGGAGTGTTCGCCGGCGACCGCCAGGGCGCCCAGATGTTGTTGTTCCCGATCTCTATCTTGGCAATTGTCCCGATGTTGGCGACGATGTTCACCGACGTCGCCCAGCTGTCGCTGCCGATCCGGGCGATCCTGCTGGCGATCCCGTTCACGCACCCGACGATCGCACCCAAACGACTGCTGTTGAACGACACGACGATGGTGTTCGGCGGGATCGTCTACGAGGCGATCTTCGCCGCCGCCATGATCTACCTGGCGATCCGGGTGTTCAACTCCGACCGCCTGATCACGGGTAGTTCGGGCCGGGTCGGACAGTGGCTGAGTCGCCTCCAGCAGTAG
- a CDS encoding ABC transporter ATP-binding protein, translated as MAESAVTVSELEKRYGDVQALRDVSFTVEPGEIYGLVGPNGAGKSTTLRTLATLLTVGGGDVTVFGTGVEAEPNEVRKRIRYLPEDAGSYDNLTGRQYLEFVADFYSDSPTALVDRGVEIADLGDRIGSKTSEYSKGMTRKLLLASTIMTEPDLAILDEPTSGLDVENARAIRDIIKDFPGTDRSVLLSSHNMLEVEYLCDRIGLLNEGEIVAEGPPAELVERYGVENLEEAFLEAVA; from the coding sequence ATGGCAGAATCAGCCGTGACGGTCTCCGAGCTGGAGAAACGATATGGCGACGTACAGGCCCTCCGCGACGTCTCCTTTACCGTCGAGCCGGGCGAGATATACGGGCTCGTCGGGCCAAACGGCGCGGGCAAGAGCACGACCCTCCGGACGCTCGCGACGCTGTTGACGGTCGGTGGCGGCGACGTGACTGTCTTCGGTACCGGCGTCGAGGCAGAGCCCAACGAGGTACGAAAGCGGATCCGATATCTTCCCGAGGACGCCGGCTCGTACGACAATCTCACCGGCCGACAGTATCTGGAGTTCGTGGCGGACTTCTACAGCGACAGTCCGACAGCACTCGTCGACCGGGGCGTCGAGATCGCCGATCTCGGCGATCGAATCGGGAGCAAGACCAGCGAGTACTCAAAGGGGATGACCCGCAAGCTTCTGCTTGCGAGTACGATCATGACCGAGCCCGATCTGGCGATCTTAGACGAGCCGACGTCGGGACTGGACGTCGAGAACGCCCGGGCGATCCGGGACATCATCAAGGACTTCCCCGGCACGGATCGAAGCGTCCTCTTATCGAGCCACAACATGCTCGAGGTCGAATACCTCTGTGACCGGATCGGCTTGCTCAACGAGGGCGAGATCGTCGCCGAGGGGCCGCCGGCCGAACTGGTCGAGCGCTACGGCGTCGAGAACCTAGAGGAGGCCTTCCTGGAGGCGGTCGCATGA
- the hisE gene encoding phosphoribosyl-ATP diphosphatase, which produces MTDDEAILDELFAVIEDRKENLPEDSYTASLFTHEKGENAVLEKLGEESTELLLAAKDDDREEIAHESADIVYHLLVLLAMKDMDLEDLRAALRERR; this is translated from the coding sequence ATGACCGACGACGAGGCGATACTCGACGAACTGTTCGCGGTGATCGAGGACCGCAAGGAGAATTTGCCCGAGGACTCCTACACCGCATCGCTGTTCACCCACGAGAAAGGTGAGAACGCCGTTCTGGAGAAGTTGGGCGAGGAGTCGACCGAGTTATTGCTTGCGGCCAAGGACGACGATCGCGAGGAGATCGCCCACGAGAGCGCCGACATCGTCTATCACTTATTGGTGCTGCTCGCGATGAAGGATATGGATCTGGAGGACTTGCGGGCGGCGTTGCGGGAAAGGCGGTGA
- a CDS encoding cytochrome ubiquinol oxidase subunit I, producing the protein MQPATQLLQNVFGAGIPVDGWLFLLPAELASRLQFGWTISVHILFAALSIGLAPFIIYFTWKDVRTGSERYARLRSFWLNVFAAGFVMGTVTGIPMSFQFGTNFPGFSALAGELIGGPLAFEAKMAFFLEAVFLGVLLFGREKVSDRTYFLSSVLTGFGAWLSGFWILVVNAWMQTPQGYEMITRNGMEVAKLTDPIAAFFTPRMTWMYVHMINASVIAVALLVAGVAAYIVWKKRDAKAWHTALKIAVLLLIVAAPLQAVHGDAYGRHVEDTQPQKFAAMEAHYETGTADLHLFAIPTSPDAIMNPSEENLFAISLPRVGSFLASGGDFDAVVKGLDEYEQNPPVPLVFWSFRIMVGLGFLFIGLAFWGGYLIYRDRLSDSSLYLRAMIAASPLGYAALLTGWYVTEIGRQPWVVQGELKTGEAVSSTLSSTEATLSLAAFVVIYIGLVVAALYTLRWLIEGELDELGVEPAPDDHWYGPIPGVTSDD; encoded by the coding sequence ATGCAGCCAGCTACCCAGCTACTCCAGAACGTGTTCGGGGCCGGGATACCCGTCGACGGATGGCTCTTCCTGTTACCAGCCGAACTCGCAAGCCGATTGCAGTTCGGCTGGACGATCAGCGTCCACATCCTCTTTGCGGCCCTCTCGATCGGACTCGCGCCCTTCATCATCTACTTTACGTGGAAAGATGTACGGACCGGCAGTGAGCGCTACGCCAGGCTACGGTCGTTCTGGCTGAATGTCTTCGCCGCCGGGTTCGTGATGGGGACGGTAACGGGGATCCCCATGAGCTTCCAGTTCGGGACGAACTTCCCGGGCTTTTCGGCACTCGCCGGCGAGTTGATCGGCGGGCCGCTGGCCTTCGAGGCGAAGATGGCCTTTTTCCTCGAGGCGGTCTTCCTCGGCGTGTTGCTGTTCGGCCGCGAGAAGGTCAGCGATCGGACGTATTTCCTCTCGTCGGTGCTGACCGGCTTCGGGGCCTGGCTTTCGGGCTTCTGGATTCTGGTCGTCAACGCCTGGATGCAGACCCCCCAGGGGTACGAGATGATCACGCGAAACGGCATGGAAGTCGCCAAGCTGACCGACCCGATTGCCGCCTTTTTCACGCCGCGGATGACCTGGATGTACGTCCACATGATCAACGCGTCAGTGATCGCCGTGGCGCTGTTGGTCGCCGGCGTCGCGGCGTACATCGTCTGGAAGAAACGCGACGCCAAAGCCTGGCACACGGCACTGAAGATTGCCGTCCTCCTCCTGATCGTCGCCGCGCCGCTGCAGGCAGTCCACGGTGATGCGTATGGCCGTCACGTCGAGGACACCCAGCCACAGAAGTTCGCCGCGATGGAGGCCCACTACGAGACGGGAACCGCCGATCTGCACCTCTTTGCGATCCCGACGAGCCCAGACGCGATCATGAACCCCAGCGAGGAGAATCTCTTTGCGATCAGTCTTCCCAGGGTCGGGTCGTTTCTCGCAAGCGGGGGTGACTTCGACGCGGTCGTGAAAGGTCTCGACGAGTACGAACAGAACCCGCCAGTTCCGCTCGTGTTCTGGTCGTTCCGCATCATGGTCGGACTCGGGTTCCTGTTCATCGGGCTGGCCTTCTGGGGTGGCTATCTCATCTATCGCGATCGATTGTCCGACAGTAGCCTGTACCTGCGAGCGATGATCGCCGCCTCGCCGCTGGGGTACGCCGCCCTGCTCACGGGGTGGTACGTCACCGAGATCGGCCGTCAACCGTGGGTCGTCCAGGGCGAGCTCAAGACCGGCGAGGCCGTCTCCTCGACGCTGTCCTCGACGGAGGCGACCCTGAGTCTGGCGGCATTCGTGGTCATTTATATCGGCCTCGTCGTGGCCGCGCTGTACACCCTCCGGTGGCTGATCGAGGGGGAACTCGACGAATTGGGTGTCGAACCGGCCCCGGACGATCACTGGTACGGGCCGATCCCGGGGGTGACCAGCGATGATTAA
- a CDS encoding TrkH family potassium uptake protein gives MGHTSVRTYVDYRVSVAYVGTVLKFIGVAPALPFVLSLFYGEDPLPFVVACVVMVLGGGLLEAVDSGGDLGNREAFLLVSLAWLVVPLAGTIPYLVAGTGSVAGPVNALFESMSGFTTTGATVLEKISVDRHGHAMMLWRQLTQWLGGMGILVLMVAILPELSVGGAQVIDQEAPGLSLEKLTPRIQVTARALWGIYAGFTVLAALVYYGLNLAGIAPNMGLYNAVAHALTTLPTGGFSPEAKSMEAFVPAVQWAVMVFMLVAGTNFALFWYVLRGDPRELIDNTEFRSYLLAVAGVGALISALLFAGVGLSGTPENVGTIVGNVENALRQGLFQAIAVVTTTGYASMDVNTWHPVAQTTLLFAYFLGGSAGSAAGSIKIVRWVLVTKGIDRSLFTSIHPEAVRPIRLGREIIDDETVRDVFAFIALFLGIFVVSTVLLYLDSLRTPAVTLSGLDAMSVSIATLGNVGPGFGDVGPMDSFLGFSDLGKLYMTFLMWIGRLEVLSVLVIFTPSFWRS, from the coding sequence ATGGGACACACGTCAGTGCGAACGTACGTCGATTACCGGGTGAGCGTCGCCTACGTCGGGACCGTTCTGAAGTTCATCGGCGTTGCGCCCGCGCTGCCGTTCGTCCTGTCGCTGTTCTACGGCGAGGATCCCCTTCCGTTCGTCGTCGCGTGCGTCGTCATGGTACTGGGCGGCGGGCTACTCGAAGCGGTCGACTCAGGGGGAGACCTCGGCAATCGCGAGGCGTTCCTGCTGGTGAGTCTCGCCTGGCTCGTCGTCCCGCTCGCGGGAACGATCCCCTATCTCGTCGCGGGGACGGGATCGGTTGCGGGCCCCGTCAACGCCCTCTTCGAGAGCATGAGTGGCTTCACCACGACCGGCGCGACCGTCCTCGAAAAGATCTCGGTCGATCGCCACGGCCACGCCATGATGCTCTGGCGACAGCTCACCCAGTGGCTCGGCGGCATGGGTATCCTCGTCCTGATGGTCGCAATCCTCCCCGAACTGTCGGTCGGTGGCGCGCAGGTCATCGATCAGGAGGCTCCGGGGCTGTCCCTGGAGAAGCTGACGCCACGGATTCAGGTAACGGCCCGGGCGCTGTGGGGGATTTACGCCGGGTTCACCGTGCTCGCGGCGCTGGTCTACTACGGGCTTAACCTCGCGGGAATCGCGCCGAACATGGGCCTCTACAACGCCGTCGCCCACGCGCTGACGACGCTGCCGACCGGCGGGTTCTCGCCGGAAGCCAAGAGCATGGAGGCGTTTGTCCCCGCCGTCCAGTGGGCGGTGATGGTGTTCATGCTCGTCGCCGGGACCAACTTCGCGCTGTTCTGGTACGTCCTCCGTGGCGACCCCCGGGAACTGATCGACAACACCGAGTTCCGGTCGTATCTGCTCGCCGTCGCCGGGGTGGGAGCCCTCATCTCGGCGCTGTTGTTCGCCGGCGTCGGCCTCAGCGGGACGCCCGAAAACGTCGGGACGATCGTCGGCAATGTCGAGAATGCCCTCCGTCAGGGCCTCTTCCAGGCGATCGCCGTCGTGACGACGACCGGCTACGCCAGCATGGACGTCAACACCTGGCACCCTGTCGCCCAAACGACCCTGCTGTTCGCGTACTTCCTCGGCGGGTCGGCGGGCTCGGCCGCCGGCTCGATCAAGATCGTCCGGTGGGTGCTGGTCACGAAGGGGATCGACCGGTCGCTGTTCACGTCGATCCACCCCGAGGCAGTCCGGCCGATCCGACTGGGTCGTGAGATCATCGACGACGAGACCGTCAGGGACGTCTTCGCGTTCATCGCGCTGTTCTTGGGGATCTTCGTCGTCTCGACGGTCCTGCTGTATCTGGACAGCCTCCGGACGCCCGCGGTGACGCTGTCGGGGCTGGACGCAATGAGTGTCTCCATCGCCACGCTTGGCAACGTCGGTCCCGGGTTTGGCGACGTCGGGCCGATGGACAGTTTCCTGGGATTCTCCGACCTCGGGAAGCTCTACATGACGTTCCTGATGTGGATCGGCCGCCTGGAGGTGCTCTCGGTGCTGGTGATCTTCACGCCGTCGTTCTGGCGGAGTTGA